One genomic window of Chelonoidis abingdonii isolate Lonesome George chromosome 5, CheloAbing_2.0, whole genome shotgun sequence includes the following:
- the AASDH gene encoding beta-alanine-activating enzyme isoform X6 encodes MFGSRICVIFLTGTEYYVFKMTLQEMVHQAASLYSDRKAVCFDEYNDKPSVFYTYKEVVSLATELTVFLQNYCDQRGRFAIGLYCYPGINLPSWILGILQVPAAYSPLDPDAPPVLSNYFMKKCNLQYILVENDKINKFKLSHAGWFYQSSFAIDDVGLTLFQINWNDVDVNLLLDGTEDKNGISRAASDWKTDYIADLDQLKSETSQRGYMDVRQQYSLAYILRTSGTTGIPKIVRVPHKCIVPNILHLQSLFKITPHDMLFLASPLTFDPSVVELFVALTSGASLLIVPNPIKMMPLKLSATLFHRHRVTVLQATPTFLRGFGAQLIKSTVLSTSTSLRVLALGGEAFPALNVLRSWKGRENKTHVFNLYGITEVSSWATCYRIPDEVLSSDLRFDSPVPLGSPLLGTTIEVRDATGSAVLDGEGQVFIGGKERICFLDDEVTVPLNTMRETGDFVRVKDAEMFFLGRKDNQIKRHGKRLNIDYVQQAAEGLCHVEACAVTWYRQEKLILFVVPKDNLAGDILKELQKHLPTYAIPDELVLIETLPFTLHGKIDVSELCKIYSNHLNSRRHDSKLSGAEELWERLQYLWKSLLSLPDDSPSISKDSLFLCSGGDSLKSLRFHDEIESLAGKAIPGLLEVILSSSVAEVYQHVLKAIFPSEDQIMNHNTVKRKLNESSGEKFHGEHTKPKSRRYFNAAAGLTAFIALNRGNRMLSMTSSESLMSPYNAEQAGTELRQQASYSSAVTSNTMKYEVTENKSGKSRSSPEIASKANETGTHSVEQAPSKMPEKLILHVRWKSNMSKCVDASPLVITPAMDDLSATVYVGSHSHTMQAIDLHSGKIKWETILGDRIESSACVSKCGNFIIVGLAVFHQWTSLFIPMYLKFH; translated from the exons GGGACTGAATATTATGTATTTAAAATGACCCTTCAGGAGATGGTGCATCAGGCAGCCAGCCTGTATTCTGATAGAAAAGCAGTATGTTTTGATGAATATAATGATAAACCTTCAGTTTTCTACACTTACAAGGAGGTTGTTAGTCTTGCCACAGAATTAACAGTTTTCCTGCAAAACTACTGTGACCAAAGAGGAAGGTTTGCAATAGGCCTTTACTGCTATCCTGGAATAAATTTACCATCTTGGATTTTAGG GATCCTCCAAGTTCCAGCTGCATATTCTCCTCTTGATCCAGATGCACCACCAGTGTTATCTAACTATTTTATGAAGAAGTGTAACCTCCAGTATATCCTTGTTGAGAATGACAAAATAAAT AAATTCAAACTATCCCATGCTGGCTGGTTTTACCAGAGTTCTTTTGCAATAGATGATGTTGGTTTAactcttttccaaattaattgGAATGATGTTGATGTAAATCTGCTGTTAGATGGCAcagaagacaaaaatggaatctCCAGAGCTGCAAGTGATTGGAAGACAGATTACATAGCTGACCTGGACCAACTTAAATCAGAGACATCACAAAGGGGGTACATGGATGTCAGGCAGCAATATTCTTTGGCATACATCTTACGTACATCAGGAACTACAGGGATCCCCAAAATAGTCAGAGTACCTCATAAATGTATTGTGCCAAATATTCTTCATCTTCA ATCACTATTTAAGATCACACCACATGATATGCTGTTCCTGGCCTCACCTCTGACGTTTGATCCATCTGTAGTTGAGTTGTTCGTTGCTCTGACAAGTGGAGCCTCTCTGCTTATAGTACCAAACCCCATAAAAATGATGCCTCTGAAGTTGTCTGCCACTCTTTTTCACCGTCACAGGGTGACAGTATTGCAG GCAACACCAACATTTCTCAGAGGATTTGGAGCTCAACTTATTAAGTCAACTGTGTTGTCTACCAGTACTTCACTCCGTGTCTTAGCCCTTGGTGGAGAAGCATTTCCTGCACTGAATGTCTTGAGAagctggaagggaagggaaaacaaaacacatgttTTTAATCTCTATGGCATTACAGAAGTATCAAGCTGGGCCACATGCTACAGGATTCCAGACGAAGTTCTTAGCTCTGATCTTCG attTGATTCCCCTGTACCACTGGGATCACCACTGCTTGGAACAACAATTGAAGTCAGAGATGCCACTGGTTCTGCAGTTCTAGATGGAGAGGGACAAGTTTTCATAG GTGGTAAAGAACGAATCTGCTTCCTTGATGATGAAGTAACTGTCCCTTTGAACACGATGAGAGAAACAGGGGACTTTGTGAGAGTGAAGGATGCAGAGATGTTTTTCTTAGGACGGAAGGACAATCAGATTAAACGTCATGGCAAACGTCTTAATATTGACTATGTACAGCAG GCTGCTGAAGGTCTTTGTCATGTGGAAGCCTGTGCAGTGACATGGTATCGACAGGAAAAGTTAATCTTGTTTGTTGTACCTAAAGACAACTTAGCAGGAGACATTCTTAAGGAACTCCAGAAACATCTCCCAACCTACGCAATCCCTGATGAACTTGTGCTGATAGAAACTTTGCCCTTCACATTGCATG gCAAAATTGATGTTTCTGAGCTGTGCAAGATTTACAGTAATCATCTAAATTCCAGAAGGCATGACAGTAAACTGAGCGGAGCAGAGGAATTGTGGGAAAGATTGCAGTATTTATGGAAG TCTCTCCTGAGTCTTCCAGATGATTCACCCAGCATTTCCAAAGATTCACTGTTTCTGTGCAGTGGTGGAGATTCCTTGAAGTCACTACGGTTTCATGATGAGATTGAGAGTTTGGCAGGCAAGGCCATTCCTGGGCTCCTGGAAGTTATTCTCAGCAGCTCCGTTGCTGAGGTTTACCAACATGTTCTTAAAGCTATATTCCCAAGTGAGGACCAAATAATGAATCATAACACTGTGAAAAGAAAACTGAATGAGAGCAGCGGAGAGAAATTCCATGGAGaacacacaaaaccaaaatcTAGAAGGTACTTTAATGCTGCTGCAGGATTGACTGCATTTATTGCGCTAAACCGAGGAAATCGGATGTTGTCGATGACTTCCTCTGAGTCTCTTATGAGCCCATATAATGCAGAACAGGCAGGAACAGAGTTAAGACAACAAGCATCTTATTCATCTGCTGTAACTTCTAATACAATGAAATATGAAGTGACAGAGAATAAATCTGGAAAGAGCAGAAGCAGTCCAGAAATTGCAAGCAAAGCAAATGAAACAGGTACTCATTCTGTAGAACAAGCTCCTTCAAAAATGCCTGAGAAGCTGATATTACATGTAAGATGGAAGTCAAATATGAGCAAATGTGTAGATGCCTCCCCATTAGTTATAACACCAGCCATGGATGATTTATCTGCAACTGTATATGTTGGGTCTCATTCTCACACAATGCAGGCAATTGATTTACACTCAGGAAAAATCAAGTGGGAGACAATCCTTGGAGATCGTATTGAATCCTCTGCATGTGTGTCTAAGTGTGGCAACTTCATTATTGTTG
- the AASDH gene encoding beta-alanine-activating enzyme isoform X7 codes for MFGSRICVIFLTGTEYYVFKMTLQEMVHQAASLYSDRKAVCFDEYNDKPSVFYTYKEVVSLATELTVFLQNYCDQRGRFAIGLYCYPGINLPSWILGILQVPAAYSPLDPDAPPVLSNYFMKKCNLQYILVENDKINKFKLSHAGWFYQSSFAIDDVGLTLFQINWNDVDVNLLLDGTEDKNGISRAASDWKTDYIADLDQLKSETSQRGYMDVRQQYSLAYILRTSGTTGIPKIVRVPHKCIVPNILHLQSLFKITPHDMLFLASPLTFDPSVVELFVALTSGASLLIVPNPIKMMPLKLSATLFHRHRVTVLQATPTFLRGFGAQLIKSTVLSTSTSLRVLALGGEAFPALNVLRSWKGRENKTHVFNLYGITEVSSWATCYRIPDEVLSSDLRFDSPVPLGSPLLGTTIEVRDATGSAVLDGEGQVFIGGKERICFLDDEVTVPLNTMRETGDFVRVKDAEMFFLGRKDNQIKRHGKRLNIDYVQQAAEGLCHVEACAVTWYRQEKLILFVVPKDNLAGDILKELQKHLPTYAIPDELVLIETLPFTLHGKIDVSELCKIYSNHLNSRRHDSKLSGAEELWERLQYLWKSLLSLPDDSPSISKDSLFLCSGGDSLKSLRFHDEIESLAGKAIPGLLEVILSSSVAEVYQHVLKAIFPSEDQIMNHNTVKRKLNESSGEKFHGEHTKPKSRRYFNAAAGLTAFIALNRGNRMLSMTSSESLMSPYNAEQAGTELRQQASYSSAVTSNTMKYEVTENKSGKSRSSPEIASKANETGN; via the exons GGGACTGAATATTATGTATTTAAAATGACCCTTCAGGAGATGGTGCATCAGGCAGCCAGCCTGTATTCTGATAGAAAAGCAGTATGTTTTGATGAATATAATGATAAACCTTCAGTTTTCTACACTTACAAGGAGGTTGTTAGTCTTGCCACAGAATTAACAGTTTTCCTGCAAAACTACTGTGACCAAAGAGGAAGGTTTGCAATAGGCCTTTACTGCTATCCTGGAATAAATTTACCATCTTGGATTTTAGG GATCCTCCAAGTTCCAGCTGCATATTCTCCTCTTGATCCAGATGCACCACCAGTGTTATCTAACTATTTTATGAAGAAGTGTAACCTCCAGTATATCCTTGTTGAGAATGACAAAATAAAT AAATTCAAACTATCCCATGCTGGCTGGTTTTACCAGAGTTCTTTTGCAATAGATGATGTTGGTTTAactcttttccaaattaattgGAATGATGTTGATGTAAATCTGCTGTTAGATGGCAcagaagacaaaaatggaatctCCAGAGCTGCAAGTGATTGGAAGACAGATTACATAGCTGACCTGGACCAACTTAAATCAGAGACATCACAAAGGGGGTACATGGATGTCAGGCAGCAATATTCTTTGGCATACATCTTACGTACATCAGGAACTACAGGGATCCCCAAAATAGTCAGAGTACCTCATAAATGTATTGTGCCAAATATTCTTCATCTTCA ATCACTATTTAAGATCACACCACATGATATGCTGTTCCTGGCCTCACCTCTGACGTTTGATCCATCTGTAGTTGAGTTGTTCGTTGCTCTGACAAGTGGAGCCTCTCTGCTTATAGTACCAAACCCCATAAAAATGATGCCTCTGAAGTTGTCTGCCACTCTTTTTCACCGTCACAGGGTGACAGTATTGCAG GCAACACCAACATTTCTCAGAGGATTTGGAGCTCAACTTATTAAGTCAACTGTGTTGTCTACCAGTACTTCACTCCGTGTCTTAGCCCTTGGTGGAGAAGCATTTCCTGCACTGAATGTCTTGAGAagctggaagggaagggaaaacaaaacacatgttTTTAATCTCTATGGCATTACAGAAGTATCAAGCTGGGCCACATGCTACAGGATTCCAGACGAAGTTCTTAGCTCTGATCTTCG attTGATTCCCCTGTACCACTGGGATCACCACTGCTTGGAACAACAATTGAAGTCAGAGATGCCACTGGTTCTGCAGTTCTAGATGGAGAGGGACAAGTTTTCATAG GTGGTAAAGAACGAATCTGCTTCCTTGATGATGAAGTAACTGTCCCTTTGAACACGATGAGAGAAACAGGGGACTTTGTGAGAGTGAAGGATGCAGAGATGTTTTTCTTAGGACGGAAGGACAATCAGATTAAACGTCATGGCAAACGTCTTAATATTGACTATGTACAGCAG GCTGCTGAAGGTCTTTGTCATGTGGAAGCCTGTGCAGTGACATGGTATCGACAGGAAAAGTTAATCTTGTTTGTTGTACCTAAAGACAACTTAGCAGGAGACATTCTTAAGGAACTCCAGAAACATCTCCCAACCTACGCAATCCCTGATGAACTTGTGCTGATAGAAACTTTGCCCTTCACATTGCATG gCAAAATTGATGTTTCTGAGCTGTGCAAGATTTACAGTAATCATCTAAATTCCAGAAGGCATGACAGTAAACTGAGCGGAGCAGAGGAATTGTGGGAAAGATTGCAGTATTTATGGAAG TCTCTCCTGAGTCTTCCAGATGATTCACCCAGCATTTCCAAAGATTCACTGTTTCTGTGCAGTGGTGGAGATTCCTTGAAGTCACTACGGTTTCATGATGAGATTGAGAGTTTGGCAGGCAAGGCCATTCCTGGGCTCCTGGAAGTTATTCTCAGCAGCTCCGTTGCTGAGGTTTACCAACATGTTCTTAAAGCTATATTCCCAAGTGAGGACCAAATAATGAATCATAACACTGTGAAAAGAAAACTGAATGAGAGCAGCGGAGAGAAATTCCATGGAGaacacacaaaaccaaaatcTAGAAGGTACTTTAATGCTGCTGCAGGATTGACTGCATTTATTGCGCTAAACCGAGGAAATCGGATGTTGTCGATGACTTCCTCTGAGTCTCTTATGAGCCCATATAATGCAGAACAGGCAGGAACAGAGTTAAGACAACAAGCATCTTATTCATCTGCTGTAACTTCTAATACAATGAAATATGAAGTGACAGAGAATAAATCTGGAAAGAGCAGAAGCAGTCCAGAAATTGCAAGCAAAGCAAATGAAACAG GCAATTGA